A genomic region of Leptolyngbya sp. NIES-2104 contains the following coding sequences:
- the bla gene encoding class A beta-lactamase → MNYSRSRRIFLLAAVSIPIATVCASWSTKGENASSAQTQFAKLERTLAGRLGVFALNTANRAQLSYRANEPFPLCSTFKILLTSAILKRSTQVEGLMQQRIRYQQRDLVTYSPITEQHVKEGMTVAALCAAAMQYSDNTASNLLMKILGGPGSVTAFARSIGDRQFRLDRWETALNSSIPGDRRDTSTPAAMGLSLQQLALGNALEPHLQAQLQAWLRGNTTGAARIRAGVPANWQVGDKTGTGDYGTANDVAVLWSPQRSPVVVAIYTTQGEKDAKARNDIIASAARIVVDSLG, encoded by the coding sequence ATGAATTATTCTCGAAGTCGTCGAATATTTTTGCTAGCTGCTGTATCTATCCCGATCGCGACGGTTTGCGCCTCTTGGTCTACCAAGGGAGAAAATGCTTCTTCGGCTCAAACACAGTTTGCAAAACTCGAACGGACATTAGCAGGTCGGCTTGGAGTCTTTGCGCTGAATACCGCCAATCGTGCACAACTTAGCTATCGCGCCAACGAGCCTTTCCCCCTATGCAGCACTTTCAAGATACTCCTAACATCTGCCATCTTGAAGCGCAGCACACAGGTCGAGGGGTTAATGCAGCAGCGCATCAGATATCAGCAGCGCGATCTTGTCACCTATTCCCCGATTACTGAACAGCATGTCAAAGAGGGCATGACGGTTGCCGCTCTTTGTGCTGCGGCAATGCAGTACAGCGATAACACTGCTTCAAATCTGCTGATGAAGATCCTGGGTGGACCTGGATCTGTAACTGCGTTCGCACGTTCTATTGGCGATCGTCAATTTCGCCTCGATCGCTGGGAGACTGCTCTTAATTCATCGATCCCAGGCGATCGGCGAGATACATCGACACCCGCTGCAATGGGGCTTAGCCTTCAACAACTCGCCCTTGGGAACGCACTAGAACCGCATCTCCAGGCGCAATTACAAGCTTGGTTACGGGGTAACACGACTGGGGCAGCGCGCATTCGAGCCGGTGTTCCAGCGAACTGGCAAGTTGGAGATAAGACCGGGACTGGCGACTACGGAACCGCAAACGATGTTGCCGTGCTGTGGTCGCCACAGCGTTCACCCGTCGTTGTCGCGATCTACACCACTCAGGGTGAGAAAGACGCAAAAGCACGGAATGACATTATTGCATCAGCCGCTCGAATTGTTGTCGATTCGCTGGGCTAG